In the genome of Armatimonadota bacterium, one region contains:
- a CDS encoding prepilin-type N-terminal cleavage/methylation domain-containing protein, with protein sequence MLKKSAFTLIELLVVIAIIAILAAILFPVFARAKESAKKTQALAQMRQMGLSVEMYATDNDDYLIPSTNYDSTNTDPDIWTPGLQPYVKNKQIFVAPGSSTSKYAEGWGNRQEQSVGYNGTTAIGTVAGGRLTAAQVCSNGELKVGCEGWATAATMNAMDRPAEVGLFAITPDGPVGTKYRGYVISPDNGTAYWNLPFTKLEQAVPLVSDRDLVAELGGSLAPGQMKPIYARYLADGKDAGQTPVVLGDMHAKTFSAASIRAGKVVWRFR encoded by the coding sequence ATGTTGAAAAAATCCGCCTTCACCCTGATCGAGTTGCTCGTGGTGATCGCCATTATCGCGATTCTTGCGGCCATCTTGTTCCCGGTGTTCGCCCGTGCCAAGGAGTCGGCTAAGAAGACTCAAGCTCTGGCTCAAATGCGCCAAATGGGACTGTCCGTCGAGATGTACGCTACGGACAACGACGACTACCTGATCCCGAGTACGAACTATGACTCGACGAACACCGATCCGGACATCTGGACGCCCGGCTTGCAGCCGTACGTGAAAAACAAGCAGATTTTCGTGGCTCCCGGTAGTTCGACGAGCAAGTACGCCGAAGGCTGGGGCAACCGCCAGGAACAGAGCGTCGGATACAACGGCACGACGGCCATCGGTACGGTCGCCGGCGGCCGCCTGACCGCCGCACAAGTGTGCTCGAACGGCGAACTGAAGGTGGGTTGCGAAGGTTGGGCCACGGCCGCGACGATGAACGCGATGGACCGCCCGGCCGAGGTCGGGCTTTTCGCGATCACACCAGACGGCCCTGTCGGCACGAAGTACCGCGGCTACGTCATCAGCCCGGACAACGGCACCGCGTACTGGAACCTGCCCTTCACGAAGCTCGAGCAGGCCGTACCGCTCGTCAGCGACCGCGACCTCGTCGCCGAGCTCGGCGGTTCCCTCGCCCCCGGCCAGATGAAGCCGATCTACGCGCGGTACCTTGCCGACGGCAAGGACGCGGGCCAGACCCCCGTCGTCCTCGGCGACATGCACGCGAAGACGTTCTCGGCCGCTTCCATCCGAGCCGGCAAGGTCGTCTGGCGTTTCCGCTGA
- a CDS encoding sigma-70 family RNA polymerase sigma factor translates to MVWPLIDSTGAAWDDELRLVDRATDGDEDAFRILYSRYYARVFAIAKGVVLDAEEAEDMAQEAFTLAFRNLKRFDRRSKFSTWLFRIAVNRSIQQARNTKGRKRLVPLDDNAEAVPAKPEAAANDPDIEAAMGRLQPLDRAVITLFYWDELSLIEIGESLGCSANAAKTRLFRARERFREAYEEAVS, encoded by the coding sequence GTGGTGTGGCCCCTGATCGATAGTACGGGCGCAGCCTGGGACGACGAGCTTCGGCTCGTCGACCGGGCGACGGACGGTGACGAGGACGCTTTCCGCATCCTCTATTCCCGCTATTACGCCCGGGTCTTCGCGATCGCCAAAGGCGTCGTCCTCGACGCTGAAGAGGCCGAAGACATGGCCCAGGAGGCCTTCACACTCGCTTTTAGGAACCTCAAGCGGTTCGACCGACGGTCGAAGTTCAGCACGTGGCTCTTTCGGATCGCGGTCAACCGCAGCATCCAACAGGCCCGCAACACGAAGGGGCGCAAACGGCTCGTTCCGCTCGACGACAACGCCGAGGCCGTACCCGCCAAGCCCGAAGCGGCCGCGAACGATCCGGACATCGAGGCCGCTATGGGCCGGCTCCAACCTCTGGACCGGGCCGTCATCACGCTGTTCTATTGGGACGAACTCAGCCTGATTGAGATCGGCGAGAGCCTGGGGTGTTCGGCGAACGCCGCCAAGACGCGGCTGTTCCGGGCCCGCGAGCGGTTCCGTGAAGCCTACGAGGAGGCCGTGTCGTGA